One window from the genome of Microbulbifer pacificus encodes:
- a CDS encoding TonB-dependent receptor, whose translation MYRVNTLALAIACALSSSVSAQTAADKRDNLEEVNVTVSPLAKPADAVAAPVSVLKGDELRKSAAATLGQTLNSQLGVANASFGGGVGLPVIRGQSANRVKVLNDNLDVADASNTSSDHAASIEPLLASSIEILRGPAALRYGSGAIGGVVNVIDGRIPTRLPEELEGAVEMRHDTANKQDAGVFRLQGGAGNLAWYLDGVYRDNSDTQIPGLAIREHEDHEEHPEEEHHEEEFNTDGFVGNTSARAKSGSAGLSWISDSGYVGFSVNRLENNYGIPLGTHEHHHEEDEDEEHALEDGHEEEHEEHGAEAVRIDLAQTRYDLKGEHDFNGDYWDKLSFRLGHNDYEHVELEAHGDHFHEGTRFTNKAWESRVELTHDDGGEWRGAYGLQLSRKDFAAVGDEAFIRPSVTDSIGAFTMKEREWGKWHMDLGARLENVAIDPEYGDDKDFDLIGLSGAIQYFLAEHQHLSLGLTSAERAPVAEELFADGAHLAESRYLIGSENLDKENSLNLELGYHHHNQDASGWHAARVEANVFYNRIADYIYAANTGLVDDESEFDIYSYQNRDATFYGAEASVQFPLANGLSLTLFGDSVRASFDDAIAGQSSEVPRLPPLRYGFALGGDYADWNWQWRNTHATAQNHPGAFEETTDAYTRMDLTAQYNLKLAGNDVVLFANARNLLDEEIRNATSLLRDFAPEAGRSIEAGVRFHF comes from the coding sequence TCTCAACAGCCAGCTGGGTGTGGCCAATGCCTCCTTCGGTGGTGGCGTGGGCCTGCCGGTCATCCGCGGCCAGAGCGCCAACCGGGTGAAGGTACTGAACGACAACCTCGACGTTGCTGACGCTTCCAACACCAGCTCCGACCACGCCGCCAGCATTGAACCCCTGCTGGCCAGCAGTATCGAGATCCTGCGCGGTCCCGCTGCTCTGCGTTACGGCAGCGGCGCCATTGGCGGTGTGGTGAACGTGATCGATGGCCGTATTCCCACCCGCCTGCCGGAAGAACTCGAGGGCGCCGTGGAGATGCGCCACGACACCGCCAACAAGCAGGATGCCGGTGTCTTTCGTCTGCAGGGTGGCGCGGGCAATCTGGCCTGGTATCTGGACGGAGTCTACCGTGACAACAGTGACACCCAGATTCCCGGTCTCGCCATCCGCGAACACGAAGACCACGAGGAGCACCCTGAGGAAGAACACCACGAGGAGGAGTTCAACACCGACGGCTTCGTCGGCAACACCAGTGCCCGCGCCAAGAGCGGCAGTGCCGGCCTGTCCTGGATTAGCGATAGCGGCTATGTGGGCTTCTCCGTCAATCGCCTGGAGAATAACTACGGTATTCCCCTCGGCACGCACGAGCACCACCACGAAGAAGACGAAGACGAGGAGCACGCGCTGGAAGACGGTCATGAGGAGGAGCACGAGGAGCACGGCGCCGAGGCGGTGCGCATCGATCTGGCGCAGACCCGCTACGACCTGAAAGGTGAACACGACTTCAACGGCGACTACTGGGACAAACTCAGCTTCCGCCTCGGCCACAACGACTACGAGCACGTCGAGCTGGAGGCCCACGGCGATCATTTCCACGAGGGTACCCGCTTCACCAACAAGGCCTGGGAGAGCCGCGTGGAACTGACTCACGACGACGGCGGTGAGTGGCGCGGCGCTTACGGTCTGCAGTTATCACGCAAGGATTTCGCCGCGGTGGGCGACGAAGCCTTCATCCGCCCGTCTGTTACCGACAGTATCGGCGCCTTCACCATGAAGGAGCGCGAGTGGGGCAAGTGGCACATGGACCTCGGCGCGCGCCTGGAAAACGTTGCGATCGACCCGGAGTACGGCGATGACAAGGACTTCGACCTGATCGGCCTGTCCGGCGCCATCCAGTATTTCCTCGCCGAACACCAGCACCTGAGCCTCGGCCTCACCAGCGCCGAGCGCGCGCCGGTGGCGGAAGAGCTGTTTGCCGACGGTGCGCACCTGGCGGAATCCCGCTACCTGATCGGCAGCGAAAACCTCGACAAGGAAAACTCGCTGAATCTGGAGCTGGGTTATCACCACCACAACCAGGATGCCAGCGGCTGGCACGCGGCCAGAGTAGAGGCCAATGTTTTCTACAACCGCATCGCCGACTACATCTACGCCGCCAATACCGGTCTGGTAGACGACGAGAGCGAGTTCGATATTTACAGCTATCAGAACCGCGACGCCACCTTCTACGGTGCAGAGGCCTCGGTGCAGTTCCCACTGGCAAATGGGCTCAGTCTGACCCTGTTTGGCGACAGCGTGCGCGCAAGCTTTGACGATGCCATCGCCGGCCAGTCCAGCGAAGTGCCGCGCCTGCCGCCACTGCGCTACGGCTTTGCCCTGGGCGGTGACTACGCCGACTGGAACTGGCAGTGGCGCAACACGCACGCCACAGCCCAGAACCACCCCGGCGCCTTCGAGGAAACCACCGACGCCTACACGCGCATGGACCTCACCGCCCAGTACAACCTGAAACTGGCAGGCAACGATGTGGTGCTCTTCGCCAACGCGCGCAATCTCCTCGACGAGGAAATTCGCAACGCCACTTCCCTGCTGCGCGACTTTGCCCCAGAAGCCGGGCGCAGTATTGAAGCCGGAGTAAGGTTTCATTTCTGA
- a CDS encoding AsmA family protein: MAWIKRGLITLVVLFILFAGVIAWFLSGLDANQYKSKIVQLAADQGVALTLDGDIGWQLWPNIALKLDGVKVAPLALPRESLLEADRMAVGVALMPLLDKRIEAKEIVLLSPQVALTVDKNGKGNWELITDAIEAKAEQDAKAQRETPPTLDIPKEDAPASGGLELALEQLRLENGVLRYTDKQAGSEYAINKLNISADNLVPGGKPGDIRLKAELAGSGFPEPVNLDIHSSLAIDEGLNGLRVQPANIRLTGAQGAEAEINLRGNVRRAKADAPWQIQLNLNMDVNPLTGWLAAVGSAYTPQSTDALKKLHIEADISGTDKQMNLEPLQLALDSNTFSGSASYQAGDVPSVSLTLKGGDLNVDDYLPPPVATPEQSELNADVAAAQPVPLPLESMRGFNAKLDLTLDKLHALDFDIDKPQLAVNVNNGLYQLNKLAAGLYGGTLNSTGVFNARGNSARGELSGGLTGVEISKVQEALFASDEPETANQKKVTLSGKTDLTWVGQTSGADTLALQKNLRAAVQMNAAELALAPFNLEKGMCQLVSYAEKTTLPEKEWPAQTRLQDLRASVNLNGDVAKVEGINAGIENIALTGDGTVNLEQQDFDFALGLALVGEKTSGNGCSVQNDRWRNRPLPLRCNAKFSEAGATTCKPDSRRLDDLIRDELKYKAEKKYGDKVEQKTEELKDKLKDKFKGLFNRGEKEEPTP; encoded by the coding sequence ATGGCCTGGATCAAACGCGGACTTATTACCCTCGTTGTTCTGTTTATCCTCTTCGCCGGCGTGATCGCCTGGTTTCTCTCCGGTCTCGACGCCAACCAGTACAAATCGAAAATCGTGCAGTTGGCCGCGGACCAGGGTGTTGCCCTGACGCTGGACGGCGATATCGGCTGGCAGCTGTGGCCAAACATCGCGCTCAAGCTCGACGGTGTGAAAGTGGCACCTCTCGCACTGCCCCGTGAATCGCTGCTGGAAGCTGACAGGATGGCGGTCGGCGTGGCACTGATGCCGCTGCTGGACAAGCGTATCGAAGCCAAAGAGATCGTATTGCTGAGCCCGCAGGTAGCACTTACCGTGGACAAGAACGGCAAGGGCAACTGGGAGCTGATTACCGACGCCATCGAGGCCAAAGCGGAACAGGACGCGAAAGCCCAGCGCGAAACGCCGCCGACCCTCGACATCCCCAAAGAGGACGCCCCGGCTTCCGGCGGCCTCGAACTGGCGCTGGAACAACTGCGACTGGAAAACGGCGTATTGCGTTACACCGACAAACAGGCCGGCAGCGAATACGCCATCAACAAGCTGAATATCAGCGCAGACAACCTGGTTCCCGGTGGCAAACCTGGCGATATCCGCCTGAAAGCGGAACTTGCGGGCAGCGGCTTCCCGGAACCCGTCAATCTGGATATCCACAGCAGCCTCGCCATTGACGAGGGCCTCAACGGTCTGCGCGTACAGCCCGCCAACATCAGGCTGACTGGCGCCCAGGGTGCGGAAGCGGAGATCAACCTGCGCGGCAACGTGCGCCGCGCCAAAGCAGACGCGCCCTGGCAGATCCAACTGAATCTGAATATGGACGTGAATCCCCTCACCGGCTGGCTCGCCGCCGTCGGCAGTGCGTACACGCCCCAAAGTACCGACGCCCTGAAAAAACTGCATATCGAAGCCGACATCAGCGGCACCGACAAACAGATGAACCTGGAACCGCTGCAACTGGCACTGGACAGCAATACCTTTAGCGGCAGCGCCAGTTATCAGGCGGGCGACGTGCCCAGCGTCTCTCTGACCCTCAAAGGCGGTGATCTGAATGTGGACGACTACCTGCCGCCCCCCGTCGCCACCCCGGAGCAGAGTGAACTGAACGCCGATGTGGCCGCGGCGCAGCCGGTACCCCTGCCGCTGGAATCCATGCGCGGCTTTAACGCCAAACTGGATCTGACCCTCGACAAACTGCACGCACTGGACTTTGACATCGACAAGCCACAGCTCGCGGTCAATGTGAACAATGGCTTGTACCAGCTGAACAAACTCGCCGCCGGCCTCTACGGCGGCACCCTGAACAGCACCGGCGTATTCAATGCTCGCGGCAATTCCGCCCGCGGTGAGCTGAGCGGCGGACTCACCGGAGTGGAAATTTCCAAGGTGCAGGAGGCGCTGTTCGCCAGCGACGAACCGGAAACGGCGAACCAGAAAAAGGTCACCCTGTCCGGCAAGACCGATCTTACCTGGGTGGGGCAAACCAGCGGCGCCGACACCCTGGCACTGCAGAAAAACCTGCGCGCTGCAGTGCAGATGAATGCCGCAGAGCTGGCCCTCGCCCCGTTCAACCTGGAAAAGGGCATGTGCCAGCTGGTGAGCTACGCGGAGAAAACCACCCTGCCGGAAAAAGAGTGGCCAGCACAGACCCGCCTGCAGGACCTGCGCGCCAGTGTGAATCTGAATGGTGACGTGGCGAAAGTGGAGGGCATCAACGCCGGTATCGAGAACATCGCGCTCACCGGTGACGGCACCGTCAATCTGGAGCAGCAGGATTTCGACTTCGCTCTCGGCCTCGCGCTGGTTGGCGAGAAGACCTCCGGCAATGGCTGCTCAGTGCAGAACGACCGCTGGCGCAACCGCCCGCTGCCCCTGCGCTGCAACGCCAAATTCTCGGAGGCCGGCGCCACCACCTGCAAACCCGACAGCCGCCGCCTGGATGACCTGATCCGCGACGAGCTGAAATACAAGGCGGAGAAGAAATACGGTGACAAGGTGGAACAAAAAACCGAGGAATTGAAAGACAAGCTGAAAGACAAGTTCAAGGGGCTGTTCAATCGCGGAGAGAAAGAAGAACCGACGCCGTAG
- the mutY gene encoding A/G-specific adenine glycosylase, translated as MPNSNNKPKTPARFQQALLKWFDQHGRHNLPWQQNINPYRVWVSEIMLQQTQVTAVIPYYLRFMESFPTVQALAAASQDQVLAHWSGLGYYARARNLHKCAQAVVDEHNGEFPRDVEALAELPGIGRSTAGAIASISMGLKAAILDGNVKRVLARIHAVEGWPGQTAVANRMWEIAERYTPAERTGDYTQAMMDLGATLCTRSRPACERCPFEHHCIARAQGNPTAYPGKKPKKEKPERQTTLLLIEHDGELYLEQRPPTGLWGRLWIPPQLEGDDGGEASAQEWLAAQDLDATEIQALPLLRHTFSHFHLDIHPVWITLPQKPARVAEGASGWYKLRQLDRPRSGQDLGLPAPIARLVKQLVALREPLLAPC; from the coding sequence ATGCCCAATTCCAACAACAAGCCCAAAACCCCCGCCCGCTTCCAGCAGGCCCTGCTCAAATGGTTCGACCAGCACGGCCGTCACAACCTGCCGTGGCAGCAAAACATCAATCCCTACCGGGTATGGGTGTCGGAGATCATGCTGCAGCAGACCCAGGTGACGGCAGTTATCCCCTATTACCTGCGTTTTATGGAATCTTTTCCCACGGTGCAGGCACTGGCCGCTGCCAGCCAGGACCAGGTTCTGGCTCACTGGAGCGGTCTCGGCTACTACGCGCGCGCGCGCAACCTGCACAAGTGCGCACAGGCGGTGGTCGATGAGCACAACGGTGAATTTCCGCGGGATGTGGAGGCACTCGCTGAACTGCCCGGTATCGGCCGCTCCACCGCCGGCGCCATCGCGTCGATCAGCATGGGACTGAAAGCGGCCATTCTGGATGGCAATGTAAAGCGCGTACTGGCCCGAATCCACGCCGTGGAGGGCTGGCCGGGGCAGACGGCGGTGGCGAACCGGATGTGGGAGATCGCCGAGCGCTACACACCCGCGGAACGCACCGGGGATTACACCCAGGCGATGATGGATCTGGGCGCGACCCTCTGCACCCGCTCCCGCCCGGCCTGCGAGCGCTGTCCATTCGAGCATCACTGTATCGCCCGCGCCCAGGGCAACCCCACCGCTTACCCGGGCAAGAAACCGAAGAAGGAAAAACCGGAGCGCCAGACTACCCTGCTGCTGATCGAGCACGACGGCGAACTGTATCTGGAACAGCGCCCGCCCACTGGACTGTGGGGCAGGCTGTGGATTCCTCCGCAGCTCGAAGGCGACGACGGCGGCGAAGCCAGCGCCCAGGAATGGCTGGCGGCTCAGGATCTGGACGCCACCGAAATCCAGGCCCTGCCACTGCTGCGCCACACCTTCAGCCACTTCCACCTGGATATCCACCCCGTGTGGATAACTCTGCCGCAGAAGCCCGCGCGGGTAGCAGAAGGGGCCAGTGGCTGGTATAAACTGCGCCAGCTCGACCGGCCCAGATCCGGCCAGGATCTCGGATTGCCGGCGCCCATTGCCAGGCTCGTCAAACAGCTTGTGGCGCTACGGGAGCCATTGTTGGCCCCGTGCTAG
- a CDS encoding oxidative damage protection protein — MSRTVFCRKYQQELEGLPNPPFPGPKGQDIYDNVSAKAWQEWMAHQTMLINEKRLNMMEPSSRAYLAEQMTRFFSGEDYDAADGFVPEQGNDK; from the coding sequence ATGTCCCGCACCGTCTTCTGCCGCAAATACCAACAGGAACTGGAAGGCCTCCCCAACCCGCCTTTCCCCGGCCCCAAAGGTCAGGACATTTACGACAACGTCTCCGCCAAAGCCTGGCAGGAATGGATGGCCCACCAGACCATGCTGATCAACGAAAAGCGCCTGAATATGATGGAGCCGTCATCCCGCGCCTATCTCGCCGAACAGATGACCAGGTTCTTCAGCGGTGAAGACTACGACGCCGCAGACGGCTTCGTTCCTGAGCAAGGCAACGACAAGTAA
- a CDS encoding DUF924 family protein has protein sequence MATPSEILQFWFGTDQLEATVDDAHQRRWFTRDEAFDQKIEDRFGQLVESAIAGDLQSWRESLSGELALVLVCDQFPRNIYRATARAFAGDYLALEVALAVIERGDDARLGLCQRAFLGMPLEHAESAQMQRRSVDYFNRLRMDYVDGASGAAQAENFYQFAVAHQNVIDEFGRYPHRNAALGRESTSAEREWLDQGGGF, from the coding sequence ATGGCTACCCCCTCAGAAATACTGCAGTTCTGGTTTGGCACAGATCAGCTGGAAGCGACGGTGGATGACGCGCATCAACGACGGTGGTTTACCCGCGATGAGGCCTTTGATCAGAAGATTGAAGATCGATTCGGCCAACTGGTGGAATCTGCCATCGCCGGCGATCTGCAGAGCTGGCGCGAATCCCTGTCCGGTGAACTGGCGCTGGTGCTTGTGTGTGACCAGTTCCCGCGAAATATTTATCGGGCCACCGCCCGCGCATTTGCCGGAGACTACCTGGCCCTGGAGGTCGCCCTCGCGGTGATCGAGAGAGGCGATGACGCCCGGTTGGGACTCTGTCAGCGCGCTTTCCTGGGCATGCCGCTGGAACACGCCGAAAGCGCGCAGATGCAGCGCCGCTCTGTGGACTATTTCAACCGTCTGCGTATGGACTATGTCGACGGCGCCAGTGGCGCTGCCCAAGCCGAGAATTTCTATCAATTCGCCGTTGCCCACCAAAACGTCATCGACGAATTCGGACGCTACCCGCATCGCAACGCGGCACTCGGCCGTGAATCGACCAGCGCGGAGCGGGAGTGGCTGGATCAGGGAGGCGGTTTCTGA
- a CDS encoding LysE family translocator, producing MDMLSWLSLAGICALGAMSPGPSLLIVLRCAAAGIRQGLACAIAHGGAIALYACLTAFGLAALVTHTPMLFTILQWGGAAMLVYLGWKALRAPTPSNTAAKNPTPEFVSVSRAALQGFGIAFFNPKVAIFFTALFSQFVSAEQMLSTKLAMAGLAAGIDAIWYALVALLVTLGSGRGWLGAKAAHRLQQVFGVLLLGLAARLVFSL from the coding sequence ATGGATATGCTCTCCTGGCTGTCTCTGGCTGGAATCTGTGCCCTGGGCGCTATGAGCCCCGGCCCCAGCCTGCTGATTGTGCTGCGCTGTGCTGCTGCCGGTATTCGCCAGGGGCTGGCGTGTGCCATTGCCCACGGCGGGGCCATCGCGCTCTATGCTTGCCTGACTGCTTTCGGGCTGGCGGCGCTGGTCACTCACACCCCCATGCTCTTTACCATTCTCCAGTGGGGTGGCGCGGCCATGCTGGTGTATCTCGGCTGGAAGGCCCTGCGCGCCCCCACCCCGAGCAACACGGCGGCAAAAAATCCGACCCCGGAGTTCGTTTCCGTATCGCGGGCGGCGCTGCAGGGTTTCGGGATCGCCTTCTTCAATCCCAAGGTGGCAATCTTTTTTACCGCCCTGTTCAGCCAGTTTGTGTCAGCCGAGCAAATGCTCAGCACAAAACTTGCCATGGCCGGCCTGGCCGCCGGTATCGACGCGATCTGGTATGCGCTGGTTGCACTGCTGGTAACCCTGGGCAGCGGGCGTGGCTGGCTAGGTGCAAAAGCCGCTCACCGCCTGCAACAGGTATTTGGCGTTCTGCTGCTGGGGCTCGCCGCGCGATTGGTGTTTAGCCTCTAA
- a CDS encoding FecR family protein, giving the protein MTTGNSHPQPGIRQVEAEARAWFMLRSERSLEADEQSAYDSWMQQAVNRSAYERLQQIDRSLAVLAAGSEGARLRRPAGLTALLGSFNRYVGITPMSGFAFACTLMLAVGLVYLAPWQGEPVVEAYASELAQVRTVTLQDGSRITLGGDTAIESDFSGERRGVKLLRGQAFFDIAKDPARPFFVRVRDAEIRVVGTRFDVNAGSTLNPEVKVTVEEGIVDVVSRELASEGAVKEEKVRLVAGQQVSVIEQQLSRINPVDATEVAGWRQGKFSYRDAPLSEIVADANRYRKDRIVIGTRELENLRVTTAFTADQADTLVAMLEQSLPVRVFREPDGRVVIWPGTVAE; this is encoded by the coding sequence ATGACGACTGGCAACAGTCACCCGCAGCCCGGTATCCGGCAGGTGGAAGCGGAAGCCCGCGCCTGGTTTATGTTGCGCAGCGAGCGCAGCCTTGAAGCCGATGAACAGAGCGCATATGACAGCTGGATGCAACAGGCGGTAAACCGCAGCGCCTATGAACGCCTGCAGCAGATCGACCGCAGCCTCGCCGTGCTCGCCGCGGGCAGTGAGGGCGCGCGCCTGCGGAGGCCCGCTGGTCTCACAGCCCTGCTCGGCAGCTTCAACCGCTATGTTGGCATAACGCCCATGAGCGGCTTCGCATTTGCCTGCACCCTGATGCTTGCGGTTGGTCTGGTTTATCTCGCCCCCTGGCAGGGGGAACCGGTGGTGGAGGCGTATGCCTCCGAACTCGCCCAGGTACGCACCGTCACTTTGCAGGATGGCAGTCGCATCACACTCGGCGGAGACACCGCTATCGAGAGCGATTTCAGCGGCGAGCGCCGCGGCGTAAAACTCCTGCGCGGTCAGGCCTTCTTCGACATCGCCAAAGATCCCGCGCGGCCGTTCTTTGTCCGCGTCCGCGACGCCGAGATTCGCGTGGTAGGCACCCGCTTTGATGTTAATGCCGGCAGCACACTGAATCCGGAAGTGAAAGTTACCGTGGAGGAGGGCATCGTCGACGTCGTCAGCCGTGAGCTTGCTTCTGAAGGTGCAGTTAAAGAGGAGAAGGTACGTCTTGTGGCCGGACAGCAGGTCAGTGTGATTGAGCAACAGCTGAGCCGTATCAACCCTGTGGATGCCACCGAGGTCGCCGGTTGGCGCCAGGGCAAATTCAGCTACCGCGATGCGCCGTTGTCGGAAATCGTCGCCGACGCCAACCGCTACCGCAAGGATCGCATCGTCATCGGCACCCGCGAGTTGGAAAACCTGCGTGTGACCACGGCATTTACCGCGGACCAGGCGGATACGCTGGTTGCCATGCTGGAGCAGTCACTGCCGGTGCGGGTGTTCAGAGAACCGGATGGGCGCGTGGTGATCTGGCCGGGTACGGTTGCAGAGTGA
- a CDS encoding RNA polymerase sigma factor, whose amino-acid sequence MATAWASPLASDRALDHYYREYQQELCRYAVSKFGLSYSEAEDLVQEAFARMAPQLRVGDIEHVRAFLYRSVHNATIDALRKGQVRESYAQTVQDDPDREQDSRSPERVAVGRQVLGLVSRALWNMPHKRRRLLLMNRVDGLSYAEIARREGLSATVVKKHVAKALAGCQEALRAHDGEV is encoded by the coding sequence ATGGCGACAGCGTGGGCGAGCCCATTGGCAAGCGATAGGGCTCTGGATCACTACTACCGCGAATATCAGCAGGAGCTGTGTCGATACGCGGTGAGTAAGTTCGGACTGTCCTACAGCGAAGCGGAAGACCTGGTGCAGGAAGCGTTTGCACGTATGGCTCCACAGCTTCGCGTCGGCGATATTGAGCATGTCAGGGCCTTTCTGTACCGCTCGGTGCACAACGCCACCATCGATGCCCTGCGCAAAGGGCAGGTGCGCGAGAGTTATGCACAGACGGTGCAGGATGACCCCGACCGTGAGCAGGACAGTCGAAGCCCGGAGCGCGTGGCCGTTGGCCGACAGGTTCTCGGGCTGGTGAGCCGCGCCCTGTGGAACATGCCGCACAAGCGCCGACGGCTGTTATTGATGAATCGTGTCGACGGCCTCTCCTACGCGGAAATTGCGCGGCGGGAAGGGCTTTCGGCAACAGTAGTGAAAAAGCATGTGGCAAAAGCCCTGGCCGGGTGCCAGGAAGCGCTGCGTGCGCACGATGGAGAAGTGTGA